Proteins encoded within one genomic window of uncultured Sphingopyxis sp.:
- a CDS encoding FAD-dependent oxidoreductase: protein MAKEIIIIGAGFAGLLAALSAARLRDEKGVSPADLKITVVAPESALVIRPRLYERDPASMAAPLGELFAATDIHFCAGRVETIDADNGRISIKNADGHSNTLSYDRLIVASGSHGFQPPIPGLSDFGYSVTDQDGAIALDRHLGNLATKPDSPARNTVVVGGGGFTGIEVATEMPGRLREIFGQDAPVRVIIVEHAPCVGRDMGDEPRPYIEARLNELGIETIVGTGITALDEGGVILDNGERIETDTVIWSAGMRASPLTAQLPAERDNLGRILVSPDLRVPGAPHIFATGDTAKAATDDKGNFSLMSCQHARRLGSFAGHNAAADLLGEPVLPYDQPSYVVCLDLGPNAAIFTRGWSPRTVELTGVEAKKVKTEINTLWIYPPAAEREAAFQNAFEARTVDF, encoded by the coding sequence ATGGCCAAGGAAATCATCATTATCGGAGCCGGCTTTGCCGGATTGCTGGCCGCGCTCTCGGCTGCCCGCTTGCGTGATGAGAAGGGCGTATCTCCCGCGGACCTGAAAATCACGGTCGTTGCGCCCGAATCCGCGTTGGTCATCCGGCCGCGGCTATACGAGCGTGATCCAGCGTCGATGGCGGCGCCCTTGGGCGAGCTTTTCGCGGCGACCGATATTCACTTCTGCGCGGGGCGGGTCGAAACGATCGACGCGGACAACGGAAGGATCAGCATCAAAAACGCCGATGGCCATAGCAATACGCTGTCTTACGACAGGCTGATCGTCGCATCGGGAAGTCATGGCTTTCAGCCTCCGATCCCCGGGCTTTCGGACTTTGGGTACAGCGTTACGGATCAGGATGGCGCGATTGCCCTTGATCGACATCTTGGCAATCTCGCTACAAAGCCTGACTCTCCTGCACGTAACACGGTTGTGGTCGGTGGCGGTGGCTTTACCGGTATCGAAGTCGCGACCGAGATGCCCGGGCGACTGCGCGAGATTTTCGGGCAGGATGCGCCGGTGCGGGTGATCATCGTCGAGCATGCGCCATGTGTCGGCCGCGACATGGGCGATGAGCCGCGCCCCTATATCGAGGCGCGGTTGAACGAACTCGGTATCGAAACGATCGTCGGAACCGGTATTACTGCGCTCGACGAAGGCGGCGTCATTCTCGACAATGGCGAACGAATCGAAACGGATACGGTGATCTGGTCGGCGGGTATGCGTGCGTCGCCTTTAACCGCGCAACTGCCTGCCGAGCGCGACAATCTCGGCCGCATCCTCGTCTCCCCCGATCTGCGCGTGCCGGGAGCTCCGCACATCTTCGCTACCGGCGACACTGCCAAGGCGGCAACCGACGACAAGGGCAATTTCTCGTTGATGTCGTGCCAGCATGCGCGCCGCCTCGGATCGTTCGCTGGCCATAACGCGGCGGCCGATTTGCTCGGCGAACCTGTGCTGCCCTATGATCAACCGTCCTACGTCGTGTGCCTTGATCTCGGGCCCAACGCCGCGATCTTCACTCGCGGCTGGTCGCCTCGCACGGTCGAACTCACCGGCGTAGAGGCGAAGAAGGTCAAGACGGAAATCAATACGCTCTGGATCTACCCCCCCGCGGCGGAACGCGAGGCGGCTTTTCAAAATGCCTTTGAGGCTCGTACCGTCGACTTCTGA
- a CDS encoding PAS domain-containing sensor histidine kinase — translation MIEPVGLLTGLGIGVATGLLVGRRRTGAISATDSIHPDDRAAIAQAEARAFCSGVPQVVSYRRRDREGGDWRWHEYRANPAYPANVTVPPLVHAPGDAWTFATSLGETGDAVRAAKIIEDIYGSAFAFDTEGQFTYATPTAQASLAMTLDDFNAPLSDEPFLEGGDLGWKNGVHPEDYEAAAAELRRCMRAGEPFNYEYRVLRASGDCVWHRFAIRPARAGDGRVTGWYGTGFDIDVFRKTDDALRESERSLREMVETAPALIWCMTPAGEPIYFSRRLREFFGFDVDAKDKPGAPRLHSILDAVIHPDDRDRVNERFAYSLRTGDAYALTHRQRRFDGVYRWVETRIAAMRSEDGTILQWNGVCLDIEEQIRAQDELRQAQDKLAKASEAASLAELSASIAHEVNQPLAAIMTNAQACRRWLEADPPNLERARAIIERVDRNAQSAADIVSHIRALFNRTTGPRTRAALGPLIDEVRELLAEQLVRDRIRLEIRLASDLPPVPIDPVQIQQVLVNIVRNAIEAMTGMPPDRRRLCLKAVLAGDEVRIDISDTGPGLPEPDRTFEAFFSTKAQGMGMGLAICRSIIEAHGGSLHAENRAPSGACFTFTLPLTEGALRQRPGANGSSA, via the coding sequence ATGATCGAGCCCGTTGGTCTTCTGACCGGTCTTGGTATCGGCGTTGCGACTGGTCTGCTTGTCGGGCGGCGGCGCACCGGGGCTATCAGCGCAACGGATTCCATCCACCCCGACGACCGCGCGGCGATCGCACAGGCCGAGGCGCGCGCTTTCTGTAGCGGCGTGCCGCAGGTCGTCAGCTATCGGCGGCGCGACCGGGAAGGCGGGGATTGGCGCTGGCACGAGTATCGCGCCAATCCCGCCTACCCGGCCAACGTCACCGTTCCGCCACTGGTCCACGCACCGGGCGATGCCTGGACATTTGCCACGTCGCTGGGGGAAACCGGAGATGCCGTCCGCGCCGCAAAGATCATCGAGGATATTTACGGCTCCGCCTTCGCTTTCGACACCGAAGGACAATTTACCTACGCCACGCCAACGGCGCAGGCATCGCTCGCGATGACGCTTGACGATTTCAACGCGCCGCTAAGCGACGAACCCTTCCTTGAGGGCGGCGACCTCGGCTGGAAGAATGGGGTACACCCGGAAGATTATGAGGCGGCGGCGGCCGAGCTTAGGCGCTGCATGCGCGCAGGCGAGCCATTCAACTATGAATATCGCGTCCTGCGCGCGAGCGGTGATTGTGTGTGGCATCGCTTCGCGATACGCCCGGCAAGGGCCGGTGATGGCCGCGTCACAGGCTGGTATGGCACGGGCTTCGATATCGACGTGTTCCGCAAGACCGACGACGCTCTGCGCGAAAGCGAACGCTCGCTTCGCGAGATGGTCGAGACCGCGCCGGCGCTCATCTGGTGCATGACACCTGCGGGCGAGCCGATTTATTTCAGTCGCCGCCTTCGCGAGTTTTTCGGCTTCGACGTCGACGCTAAGGACAAGCCCGGCGCACCGCGACTGCATAGCATCCTCGACGCGGTGATCCACCCCGACGACCGCGACCGGGTGAACGAGCGCTTCGCCTATTCTCTGCGGACCGGCGATGCCTATGCTCTGACCCATCGCCAACGCCGTTTCGATGGCGTCTATCGCTGGGTCGAAACCCGCATCGCCGCAATGCGGAGCGAAGATGGCACGATTTTGCAATGGAACGGCGTATGCCTCGATATCGAGGAACAGATCCGCGCGCAGGATGAATTGCGGCAGGCGCAGGACAAGCTGGCAAAAGCAAGCGAGGCGGCAAGCCTTGCCGAGCTCTCGGCATCGATCGCGCACGAGGTCAACCAGCCGCTCGCCGCCATCATGACGAACGCGCAGGCGTGCCGACGCTGGCTGGAGGCGGACCCGCCGAACCTGGAACGCGCGAGGGCGATCATCGAGCGCGTGGATCGAAACGCTCAATCGGCTGCCGATATTGTCAGCCATATCCGCGCGCTCTTCAACCGAACCACCGGCCCGCGAACGCGAGCGGCGCTGGGCCCGCTCATCGACGAGGTTCGCGAGCTCCTCGCCGAGCAGCTTGTCCGTGATCGGATCAGGCTCGAAATCCGGCTCGCATCAGACCTTCCACCGGTCCCGATCGACCCGGTCCAGATCCAGCAGGTTCTGGTGAACATCGTCCGAAATGCAATCGAGGCGATGACCGGCATGCCGCCGGATCGGCGCCGGCTATGCTTGAAAGCCGTTCTCGCGGGGGATGAGGTGCGCATAGACATCAGCGACACGGGACCCGGTCTGCCCGAACCCGATCGCACCTTCGAGGCGTTTTTCTCCACTAAAGCACAGGGCATGGGAATGGGACTTGCGATCTGCCGCTCGATCATCGAAGCCCATGGCGGCTCCCTCCACGCCGAAAACCGCGCCCCGTCGGGCGCGTGCTTCACTTTTACGCTGCCCTTGACGGAGGGTGCGTTGCGACAGCGGCCTGGTGCAAACGGCTCTTCCGCATAA
- a CDS encoding ATP-binding protein, with protein MITALRDSPRQDAGIAEFASESIVIIDLQGAISYWNPVAERLFGWPGLAVGGAAIADLSAAPDDEARAWSQLLQEGVWEGQIRRLTRDGDVRVAEARRYLRHDEAGVPHDVVEYARLAQAANDEDISGSSAPDAAMAASWEIDLTPAAEILDRIDAQSRTSEGDDRGDLCRRLLEAARIVDVNERTARLVGGNRGRALMKGQSVASFWPVASRAILAELILQAFGDSEGRRFRRRLASDGILREPLVTIWRAGADRPGHLFITVNGAADDDRSYLFLRASEARYRKLVHYMPVALWQVDASHMGKIYADLRSRGITDFGQYLDDHPELVELAASSVPVTDVNRSAIELVGGKDAQDLIGPVGYLFTESPASLRRVMIGRFRGDRNYSELMKLRSLDGRVLDVRFSVTYPEPLVELDTTIFSLEDMTERLQMETQLRQVQADFSHAARIATLGELTSSIAHEVNQPLAAIMTNAETSLRWLARAEPDIAKLRQLTTRIAASARRADDIVQRIRSMSVKQTPEPVALSLNDVVRESLLFVHHEIERRAIRVTTTYSRDLPPVVGDRIQLQQVIVNLIINAVHAVEGQEETEREILVATGAEGDSATFSLQDNGPGIAPEHLGRIFDGFFTTKAQGMGIGLAICQSIVTAHGGVVSASNRTGGGAEFRVALPRARSLK; from the coding sequence ATGATCACCGCGCTACGCGATTCGCCTAGGCAGGACGCTGGAATCGCCGAATTTGCCTCGGAAAGCATCGTCATAATCGATCTACAGGGGGCGATAAGCTATTGGAATCCTGTAGCCGAACGGCTCTTCGGTTGGCCGGGACTGGCGGTTGGCGGCGCCGCCATTGCAGATCTTTCCGCTGCGCCCGACGACGAGGCTCGTGCCTGGTCACAATTGCTGCAGGAAGGCGTGTGGGAAGGGCAGATCCGCCGCCTTACGCGCGATGGCGACGTGCGCGTCGCTGAGGCACGGCGGTACTTGCGACACGACGAAGCCGGGGTCCCGCACGACGTCGTCGAATATGCGCGTTTAGCACAAGCGGCGAACGACGAAGATATATCGGGTAGCTCCGCGCCCGACGCCGCGATGGCCGCCAGCTGGGAAATCGACCTTACACCCGCTGCCGAAATCCTGGACCGGATCGACGCCCAATCACGGACCAGCGAGGGGGACGATCGCGGCGATCTTTGCCGTCGTCTTCTCGAGGCGGCTCGAATCGTCGACGTCAACGAGCGAACCGCACGCCTGGTTGGCGGCAACCGCGGACGCGCGCTGATGAAAGGCCAGTCGGTTGCGTCCTTCTGGCCCGTTGCCAGCCGTGCGATTCTCGCAGAGCTCATCCTGCAAGCATTCGGCGACAGCGAGGGGAGGCGTTTCCGTCGCCGGCTGGCCTCGGACGGCATCTTGCGCGAACCGCTCGTCACCATCTGGCGAGCTGGCGCCGACCGGCCAGGACATTTGTTCATCACGGTGAATGGAGCGGCCGACGACGATCGCTCCTATCTGTTTCTGCGCGCGAGCGAGGCGCGCTATCGCAAGCTCGTCCATTATATGCCGGTCGCGCTTTGGCAAGTCGACGCCAGCCACATGGGAAAGATATACGCCGACCTGCGCTCGCGCGGCATCACAGACTTTGGGCAATATCTGGATGATCATCCTGAACTCGTCGAGCTTGCCGCATCCAGCGTTCCGGTCACCGACGTAAATCGCAGCGCGATCGAACTCGTCGGAGGAAAGGACGCGCAGGACCTGATCGGTCCCGTCGGCTACCTGTTTACCGAGAGTCCGGCATCCCTGCGTCGCGTGATGATCGGTCGGTTCCGTGGCGACAGAAATTATAGCGAGCTCATGAAGCTCCGTTCGCTCGACGGACGCGTGCTCGATGTGCGCTTCTCGGTTACCTACCCCGAACCGCTCGTAGAGCTCGATACCACGATCTTCAGTCTCGAGGATATGACCGAACGGCTGCAGATGGAGACGCAGCTCCGGCAAGTCCAAGCCGATTTCAGCCACGCCGCACGCATCGCGACGCTGGGCGAACTGACGAGCTCGATCGCGCATGAGGTCAATCAGCCCCTTGCTGCGATCATGACCAACGCGGAGACGAGCCTGCGCTGGCTTGCGCGCGCCGAGCCCGATATCGCTAAACTCCGGCAACTTACGACACGCATCGCGGCAAGCGCACGGCGCGCCGACGATATCGTCCAGCGCATCCGCAGCATGTCTGTCAAGCAAACGCCCGAGCCGGTGGCGCTCTCGCTCAATGACGTCGTTCGTGAGAGTCTGTTATTCGTCCATCACGAGATCGAGCGGCGCGCCATCCGCGTGACGACAACCTATTCCCGCGACCTGCCGCCCGTCGTCGGTGACCGCATCCAGCTTCAGCAGGTCATCGTCAATCTGATCATCAACGCCGTCCACGCCGTCGAAGGACAGGAAGAAACCGAGCGCGAAATTCTGGTTGCGACCGGGGCGGAAGGCGACAGCGCGACCTTCAGCCTGCAGGACAATGGTCCGGGAATCGCGCCCGAGCATCTGGGCCGCATCTTCGACGGCTTCTTCACGACGAAAGCGCAGGGGATGGGCATCGGCCTTGCCATCTGTCAATCGATCGTAACCGCGCATGGCGGCGTGGTATCGGCCTCCAATCGAACGGGAGGGGGCGCGGAGTTCCGCGTTGCACTGCCGCGCGCGCGCTCCTTGAAATGA
- a CDS encoding response regulator, with protein MPTIAIVDDDEAVREALGDLLMVSGLACQCFESAAGFLAARRSRRFDCLVTDIRMPGMTGIELIEQLHNERAQLPVVVLSSVLDDATRAKALALGASAWLGKPVTDEHLLGAIATAMENTDPDAAR; from the coding sequence ATGCCCACCATCGCGATCGTTGACGACGACGAGGCTGTCCGCGAAGCCCTGGGCGACCTGCTGATGGTCTCGGGACTTGCCTGCCAATGTTTCGAAAGCGCAGCGGGCTTTCTCGCGGCGCGCCGGTCCCGCCGCTTCGACTGTCTAGTGACAGATATCCGAATGCCGGGAATGACCGGAATCGAGCTGATCGAGCAACTCCACAACGAACGCGCCCAACTGCCCGTGGTCGTCCTCTCTTCGGTGCTCGACGACGCCACACGGGCGAAGGCGCTAGCGCTCGGCGCCAGCGCCTGGCTTGGGAAGCCGGTAACCGACGAACATCTGCTCGGCGCGATCGCGACAGCGATGGAGAATACGGATCCGGACGCGGCGCGATGA
- a CDS encoding response regulator transcription factor has protein sequence MMTNHLSESKEAPLVFVVDDDEEVRTAISELMLSVGIEAECCASTRDLVDSPLLDRAGCLVLDVRMPGSSGLDLQQHLASVGISKPIVFLTGHGDIPMSVQAMKAGAIDFLTKPVRDQTLLDAVTAGIERDIADRANARIVKEQIERYATLTPREAQVMREVALGRLNKQIAYDLGITEITVKLHRSNVMRKMQAASVGELIRAWEKLPLEVRESITA, from the coding sequence ATGATGACCAATCACCTCTCCGAGTCGAAGGAAGCTCCACTCGTATTCGTCGTCGATGACGACGAGGAAGTTCGCACCGCGATCAGCGAATTGATGTTGTCGGTCGGAATCGAGGCCGAATGCTGCGCCTCGACACGCGACCTCGTCGATTCACCGCTTCTCGATCGCGCCGGCTGTCTCGTCCTCGACGTCCGCATGCCGGGATCGAGCGGGCTAGATCTTCAGCAGCATCTTGCGTCGGTCGGGATCTCGAAACCGATCGTCTTCCTGACCGGGCACGGCGATATCCCCATGTCCGTCCAGGCTATGAAGGCTGGGGCGATCGATTTTCTGACCAAGCCCGTGCGTGATCAGACTTTGTTGGATGCCGTCACGGCGGGCATCGAGCGTGACATCGCTGACCGGGCGAACGCGCGGATCGTTAAAGAACAGATCGAGCGCTACGCAACGCTCACGCCGAGAGAAGCGCAGGTCATGCGCGAAGTCGCACTCGGCCGCCTGAACAAACAGATCGCCTACGATCTGGGGATTACCGAGATTACCGTGAAGCTGCATCGCAGTAATGTGATGCGCAAGATGCAAGCGGCATCGGTCGGCGAGTTGATTCGTGCCTGGGAAAAATTGCCCCTCGAGGTACGGGAATCTATCACCGCCTAG
- a CDS encoding Rrf2 family transcriptional regulator: protein MEYGLHCLLGLIDAGEAPRSARDLATFQGVSPTFAAKIFAKLEKAGIVVAAEGVRGGYRLARSPETISVLELVDAIEGRKPLFECQEIRTRCPLFEGDAPDWATRGVCSIHAVMLKAEKAMRDALASETLADIGGRLERKAPSEFGADTRAWFERRIAARRTGSSHAQARDMQ from the coding sequence GTGGAATATGGCCTTCATTGCCTGCTCGGCCTGATCGATGCGGGCGAGGCACCGCGTAGCGCGCGCGACCTCGCGACGTTTCAAGGCGTGTCGCCAACCTTTGCCGCGAAGATTTTCGCAAAGCTCGAAAAGGCGGGAATCGTAGTTGCGGCGGAAGGCGTACGCGGCGGCTATCGCCTAGCGCGGTCTCCGGAGACGATCAGCGTACTCGAGCTGGTCGATGCGATCGAAGGCCGCAAACCGCTGTTCGAATGCCAGGAAATCCGCACGCGCTGTCCGCTTTTCGAGGGAGATGCACCCGACTGGGCGACGCGGGGTGTCTGCTCGATCCACGCGGTCATGCTCAAGGCGGAAAAAGCGATGCGCGATGCGCTGGCGAGCGAGACGCTCGCCGATATCGGCGGGCGGCTGGAGCGCAAGGCTCCGAGCGAATTCGGCGCCGACACCCGCGCCTGGTTCGAACGACGGATCGCCGCACGTCGTACCGGATCATCGCATGCGCAAGCGAGGGATATGCAATGA
- a CDS encoding outer membrane beta-barrel protein, producing MKYLALPLSLGAAMAAGIAVPAAAQTFEGPYVGAQAGWSQNKLGTVDTDLGTGRIDDKRDSATAGIFVGYNLQPTAGVVLSAEGAVNFGFDDGLARSQKDASAAINPEYGFDLGIRAGYLVTDKTLVYARGGYENVRTAVRILDLEGPRRGKDNLDGWSVGGGVERAVTDRISARVEYRYSDLGGGGTKWDRHQVLAGIAWHF from the coding sequence GTGAAATATCTCGCTCTCCCCCTCTCACTCGGCGCGGCCATGGCCGCCGGAATCGCGGTGCCGGCTGCCGCACAGACGTTCGAGGGCCCCTATGTCGGCGCGCAGGCCGGTTGGAGTCAGAATAAGCTCGGAACGGTCGATACCGATCTCGGCACGGGCAGGATCGACGACAAGCGAGATTCAGCAACCGCCGGCATCTTCGTGGGCTACAATCTCCAGCCAACCGCTGGCGTCGTGCTGTCTGCCGAAGGCGCGGTCAATTTCGGTTTCGACGATGGCCTCGCCCGCTCGCAAAAGGATGCGTCCGCCGCCATCAACCCCGAATATGGTTTCGATCTCGGCATTCGCGCGGGGTATCTCGTTACCGACAAGACGCTCGTCTACGCGCGCGGCGGTTATGAGAATGTCCGGACCGCAGTGCGCATCCTCGATCTTGAGGGGCCGCGCCGCGGTAAGGATAATCTTGACGGCTGGTCGGTCGGCGGGGGCGTCGAGCGCGCCGTCACCGACCGGATCTCCGCACGCGTCGAATATCGATACAGCGACCTCGGCGGCGGCGGCACCAAATGGGATCGCCATCAGGTCCTGGCAGGCATCGCCTGGCATTTCTGA
- a CDS encoding SDR family oxidoreductase encodes MTNLKGKVAVITGGNSGIGLASAKLFAEQGAQVLITGRRQDALDDAVQAIGSAATAIRGDVADPAHHAHVADLVRERFGGADIYMANAGVNTITPSGEVSEAEYDTQFGINARGTFFGVQAIAPALRDGGSIILVGSLASEKVLDGHAVYAGSKAAIGAFARSWALEFKARRVRVNMLSPGPTETEILGKLGVAPEDREAFAGMMAGAIPLGRLGQPDELARAALFLASDASSFVTGINLRVDGGMALL; translated from the coding sequence ATGACAAATCTGAAGGGAAAGGTCGCCGTGATCACCGGCGGCAACAGCGGCATCGGGCTCGCGAGCGCCAAGCTCTTTGCCGAACAAGGCGCACAGGTGCTGATCACCGGGCGGCGTCAAGACGCGCTCGATGATGCGGTACAGGCCATCGGCTCTGCCGCGACCGCGATCCGGGGCGATGTCGCCGACCCTGCGCATCACGCCCATGTTGCCGATCTCGTCCGCGAACGCTTCGGGGGCGCCGACATCTATATGGCGAATGCGGGCGTTAACACGATCACGCCGTCGGGCGAGGTCTCCGAGGCCGAATATGACACTCAGTTCGGCATCAACGCGCGCGGTACCTTTTTCGGCGTCCAGGCGATCGCTCCCGCGCTGCGCGATGGTGGATCGATCATCCTCGTCGGCTCGCTCGCGAGCGAGAAGGTGCTCGACGGCCACGCCGTCTATGCGGGCAGCAAGGCGGCGATCGGCGCCTTTGCGCGGAGCTGGGCGCTCGAGTTCAAGGCGCGGCGCGTCCGCGTCAACATGCTGAGCCCCGGACCGACCGAGACCGAAATCCTCGGCAAGCTCGGCGTCGCGCCCGAAGATCGCGAAGCCTTTGCCGGGATGATGGCGGGCGCGATCCCGCTCGGGCGCCTCGGCCAGCCCGACGAGCTAGCCCGCGCCGCGCTGTTCCTGGCATCGGACGCCAGCAGCTTCGTCACCGGCATAAACTTGCGCGTCGATGGCGGCATGGCGCTGCTTTGA
- a CDS encoding LysR family transcriptional regulator gives MTIGVESTTGLYAFVRAVEAGSFSAAARIAGTTPSAVSKSVERLEQRLGVKLFLRSTRSLALTVDGTAYYERVAPLLRALDDAGDVLSGVTRARGLLRVSLPGVLGPTLVELITRDFMPGHPEIRIEIDITDRHVDLVREGYDVAVRVGEVEDVDWMVRRLATLPLILVASPEWLDRVGFPATREALADLPHVRYRFGARAYPIRFADGGELLPEGVLDTDSGQAMRIAALGGVGVAQLLRLAVADDLATGRLVEVYPQDRLASVPVQALHAFGRLAPLRVQLFTEFLAGMLAPHSV, from the coding sequence ATGACCATTGGAGTCGAATCCACGACCGGGCTTTATGCCTTTGTTCGCGCCGTAGAGGCGGGCTCCTTCAGCGCCGCGGCGCGGATTGCCGGTACGACGCCGTCGGCGGTATCGAAGAGCGTCGAACGGCTCGAACAGCGTCTCGGCGTGAAGCTTTTCCTGCGTTCCACCCGTTCGCTCGCGCTCACTGTCGATGGCACGGCTTATTATGAGCGCGTTGCACCGTTGCTGCGTGCGCTCGACGATGCGGGCGATGTGTTGAGCGGTGTAACGCGCGCTCGCGGTCTGCTCCGCGTCAGCCTCCCGGGCGTGCTGGGACCCACGCTCGTCGAACTGATTACCCGCGATTTCATGCCGGGACATCCCGAGATAAGGATCGAGATCGATATTACCGACCGCCATGTCGATCTGGTGCGCGAGGGTTATGATGTCGCGGTGCGCGTCGGGGAGGTTGAGGATGTCGACTGGATGGTCCGCCGCCTTGCGACGTTGCCGCTCATTCTCGTCGCATCGCCCGAATGGCTCGATCGGGTAGGTTTTCCCGCCACGCGCGAGGCGCTCGCGGATCTGCCGCACGTCCGCTACCGCTTTGGCGCGCGCGCTTATCCGATCCGGTTTGCCGACGGCGGCGAACTGCTCCCCGAAGGCGTCCTCGATACGGATTCGGGTCAGGCGATGCGGATCGCGGCGCTCGGCGGTGTTGGAGTCGCGCAGCTTCTCCGACTTGCGGTGGCTGACGACCTCGCGACAGGGCGTCTGGTCGAAGTATATCCGCAAGACAGGCTCGCGTCGGTTCCGGTTCAGGCCCTCCACGCGTTCGGCCGCCTCGCCCCGTTGCGGGTGCAACTCTTCACGGAATTTCTCGCCGGGATGCTGGCGCCCCATTCGGTCTGA
- a CDS encoding RNA polymerase sigma factor: protein MSETIAHDHRRGSSLEEVFLDERVRLLAFLRRIGAGEDAEDILHDAWIRIRSLDRPMPAEAISYLYRTLHNLVIDRRRSSRRLVHRDTHWAEAVGDVSGRCAQPDSERRLLAIDEVRAIHEAIDALGEPGADIFRRHRLQGQTQRAIADELEMGLSTVEKHLRRAYAALLAFRRAGDDV from the coding sequence TTGTCTGAGACGATTGCGCATGATCATCGGCGTGGGAGCTCGCTCGAGGAAGTTTTTCTCGACGAACGCGTCCGGCTACTCGCGTTCCTCCGCCGGATCGGTGCCGGGGAAGACGCCGAGGATATCCTGCACGATGCATGGATCCGGATTCGCTCGCTCGACCGGCCGATGCCGGCGGAGGCGATATCATATCTTTACCGGACGCTTCACAATCTGGTGATCGATCGTCGGCGTTCGTCGCGCCGTCTCGTTCATCGCGATACGCATTGGGCGGAGGCGGTGGGCGATGTCTCCGGCCGTTGCGCGCAACCGGACAGCGAGCGACGCCTGCTTGCGATCGACGAAGTGCGCGCTATCCACGAGGCCATCGACGCGCTCGGTGAGCCGGGTGCGGATATTTTTCGTCGGCATCGTCTGCAGGGTCAGACGCAGCGGGCCATAGCCGATGAACTTGAGATGGGCCTGAGTACGGTCGAAAAGCACCTGCGCCGCGCTTATGCAGCGTTGCTAGCGTTTCGGAGGGCGGGCGACGATGTCTGA
- a CDS encoding FecR domain-containing protein: MSDIASRKAPERLREEALRWVIRLREADAADWQAFEQWMAHDARAADIYWDMAVADADVEDALARPRPAASVPPPAERASTRKWFVGGALALAASILLILFVPPADSSYPIETLSAEPRRIAMDDGSNILLDGRSKLMLDRKVPRRVRLEEGAARFTVSHDAARPFRVDVGEAELVDLGTVFSVTRQNGIVRVEVAEGAVRYIGGGARRDLNAGDTLRIGPDGRLVQGRVDPADVAAWANGRLSYTAVDVSAVAADLSRLTGQDIAVDPAVSKRLFSGGFALGNRDANTLRRAAALMGLTVRATDDGWILEAPASGSK, encoded by the coding sequence ATGTCTGATATCGCGTCGCGCAAGGCGCCGGAAAGGCTGCGCGAAGAGGCGCTCCGGTGGGTGATCCGACTGCGCGAAGCCGATGCCGCGGATTGGCAGGCGTTCGAACAATGGATGGCGCACGACGCGCGGGCGGCGGACATTTATTGGGATATGGCCGTTGCCGACGCTGACGTGGAAGACGCTTTGGCACGGCCGCGCCCAGCGGCGTCGGTTCCTCCGCCTGCCGAGCGCGCATCGACGCGTAAGTGGTTTGTCGGAGGCGCGCTCGCGCTCGCGGCATCGATCCTGTTGATCCTCTTTGTACCACCCGCGGACAGCAGCTATCCGATCGAAACCCTGTCCGCCGAACCGCGGCGCATCGCGATGGACGACGGAAGCAACATCCTGCTCGACGGGCGTTCGAAGCTCATGCTCGATCGCAAGGTACCCCGCCGCGTGCGGCTGGAGGAGGGCGCCGCGCGCTTCACCGTCTCGCATGATGCTGCTCGACCGTTTCGCGTCGACGTCGGTGAAGCCGAGCTCGTCGATCTGGGGACCGTCTTTTCGGTGACGCGGCAGAACGGGATTGTTCGTGTCGAAGTGGCAGAGGGCGCTGTGCGTTATATTGGCGGCGGCGCGAGGCGCGACTTGAACGCCGGCGATACTTTGCGGATCGGCCCAGACGGCCGCCTCGTGCAAGGGCGCGTCGATCCGGCCGACGTCGCTGCCTGGGCGAACGGACGGTTGAGCTATACGGCGGTCGATGTATCGGCAGTAGCTGCCGATCTTTCGCGATTAACGGGTCAGGACATTGCCGTGGATCCGGCGGTTTCCAAACGCCTTTTCAGCGGTGGCTTCGCGCTCGGAAATCGTGATGCCAACACGCTTCGTCGTGCCGCGGCTCTGATGGGGCTGACAGTGCGCGCGACCGACGACGGCTGGATTCTGGAGGCTCCTGCTTCGGGTTCGAAATGA